A part of Primulina eburnea isolate SZY01 chromosome 10, ASM2296580v1, whole genome shotgun sequence genomic DNA contains:
- the LOC140803249 gene encoding protein NRT1/ PTR FAMILY 2.11-like yields the protein MEKNEISSTEKEPNYRGVKAMPFVIGNETFEKLGTIGTSSNLLVYLTTVFHMNSITATNVVNIFNGTCNFGTLAGAFLCDTYLGRYKTLGIASVSSFLGMLMLTLTAAFTNLHPAECTTQLNLKCIGASSGQLVFLFTAFLLLVIGASGIRPCNLAFGADQFNPNTDSGRRGINSFFNWYYFTFTFAMMLSLTVIVYVQSNMSWAIGLGIPAFMMFLSCFFFFVGTRIYVKVLPEGSPFTSLVQTLVVAFKKRKLELPERPWCSLFNHVDPCSMNSKLKYTDELRFLNKAAIITPDDTNNPDGSVGNPWKLRSVQQVEEIKCVIRVIPIWLAGMIYYIILALMQTYPVFQSLQSDRRLSTGKFKIPAASYNVFTMLTVTLWIPIYDRIIVPFLRRITGKEEGITMLQRIGFGLLLGVLTMVISGLVEDHRRTLAVTRPTLGALAQKGVVSSMSGYWLVPQLVLAGISEAFAVIGEIEFFYKQFPENMRSFAAGFLFSGFAISSYITSFLISVVHKVTRVGGNRNWLAEDLNEGRLDYFYYMVAGIQVVNMGYFLICAKWYKYKRVESNDNDLAMEKIDHKKHVV from the exons atggagaaaaatgagATTTCCTCCACCGAAAAAGAGCCAAATTATAGAGGGGTCAAAGCTATGCCTTTTGTTATAG GAAATGAAACATTTGAGAAGCTTGGTACAATCGGGACTTCTTCTAATCTTTTAGTGTACTTGACGACTGTGTTTCATATGAATTCAATCACAGCAACGAATGTGGTCAATATCTTCAATGGAACTTGCAATTTCGGAACATTGGCCGGAGCATTCCTCTGTGATACTTATCTTGGCAGATACAAGACGCTTGGCATCGCTTCAGTCTCCTCTTTTCTG GGTATGCTGATGCTAACCTTAACAGCAGCATTTACGAACCTTCATCCCGCGGAATGTACGACGCAACTGAACCTTAAATGCATCGGAGCTTCTTCGGGGCAGCTCGTTTTTCTGTTCACCGCATTCCTGCTCCTGGTCATCGGCGCCAGCGGGATTCGGCCCTGCAATCTCGCCTTTGGGGCGGACCAGTTCAATCCCAACACGGATTCCGGCCGAAGGGGGATCAATAGTTTCTTCAACTGGTACTATTTCACCTTCACTTTCGCCATGATGTTGTCCCTCACGGTGATCGTTTACGTGCAATCGAATATGAGTTGGGCGATCGGGTTGGGGATTCCCGCGTTTATGATGTTCCTGTCGTGCTTTTTCTTCTTCGTGGGGACGAGGATTTATGTGAAAGTGCTGCCGGAAGGTAGCCCGTTTACGAGCCTCGTGCAGACGCTTGTGGTTGCTTTTAAGAAGAGGAAGCTGGAGCTGCCGGAGCGACCATGGTGTTCTTTGTTTAATCATGTTGATCCCTGCTCCATGAATTCTAAGCTTAAGTATACAGATGAATTGAG GTTTTTGAACAAAGCAGCAATTATAACTCCGGATGACACAAACAATCCCGATGGATCCGTAGGCAATCCCTGGAAACTCCGCAGCGTGCAGCAAGTCGAAGAAATTAAATGCGTGATTCGAGTGATTCCCATCTGGTTAGCCGGCATGATATACTATATTATCCTAGCCTTGATGCAAACCTACCCAGTCTTCCAGTCCCTGCAATCCGATAGGCGTTTAAGCACCGGAAAGTTCAAGATCCCGGCAGCCTCATATAATGTCTTCACCATGCTAACTGTCACTCTATGGATCCCGATATACGACAGAATCATAGTCCCCTTTCTTCGAAGAATCACAGGGAAAGAAGAAGGCATCACAATGCTGCAAAGAATCGGATTCGGACTACTTCTGGGAGTACTAACAATGGTTATATCAGgtctggtggaggatcacagaCGGACATTGGCTGTCACTCGTCCCACATTAGGTGCTCTTGCACAGAAGGGCGTGGTCTCGTCTATGTCGGGTTACTGGCTCGTCCCTCAGCTGGTGCTGGCAGGGATATCCGAGGCGTTTGCCGTGATCGGGGAAATCGAGTTCTTTTACAAGCAGTTCCCTGAGAACATGCGGAGTTTCGCTGCCGGGTTCTTGTTTAGTGGTTTCGCGATATCGAGTTATATCACGAGCTTCTTGATTTCTGTGGTTCATAAGGTGACAAGGGTTGGGGGAAATAGGAATTGGCTGGCGGAGGATTTGAATGAGGGGAGATTGGATTATTTTTACTACATGGTTGCTGGTATACAAGTGGTGAATATGGGGTATTTCTTGATTTGTGCCAAGTGGTATAAGTATAAGAGGGTTGAGAGTAATGATAATGATTTGGCCATGGAGAAGATTGATCATAAAAAACATGTTGTTTAG